The following DNA comes from Catenulispora sp. EB89.
GTCACCGCCGAGTACCTGGCCGAGGCCGAGGACATCCAGATCAAGATGGCCCAGGGCGCCAAGCCCGGCGAGGGCGGCCAGCTGCCCGGCCACAAGGTCTACCCGTGGGTGGCCAAGACCCGGCACTCCACGCCGGGCGTCGGCCTGATCTCCCCGCCGCCGCACCACGACATCTACTCGATCGAGGACCTGGCGCAGCTGATCCACGACCTGAAGAACGCCAACCGCGACGCGCGCGTGCACGTCAAGCTGGTCGCCGAGGTCGGCGTCGGCACGGTGGCGGCCGGCGTGTCCAAGGCGCACGCCGACGTGGTGCTGATCTCCGGCCACGACGGCGGCACCGGCGCCTCGCCGCTGACCTCGCTCAAGCACGCCGGCGCGCCGTGGGAGCTGGGCCTGGCCGAGACTCAGCAGACGCTGCTGCTCAACGGCCTGCGCGACCGCATCGTGGTGCAGACCGACGGCCAGCTCAAGACCGGCCGGGACGTGGTGATCGCGGCGCTGCTCGGCGCCGAGGAGTACGGCTTCGCCACCGCGCCGCTGGTCGTCTCCGGCTGCGTGATGATGCGCGTCTGCCACCTGGACACCTGTCCGGTGGGCGTCGCGACGCAGAACCCTGAGCTGCGCGCCCGGTTCAGCGGCCGGCCGGAGTTCGTCGTGACCTTCTTCGAGTACCTGGCCGAGGAGGTGCGCGAGCACCTGGCCGCGCTCGGCTTCCGCTCGCTGGAAGAAGCGGTCGGCCACGCCGAACTGCTCGACACCGCCGCGGCCGTGGCGCACTGGAAGGCCTCCGGCCTGGACCTGGCGCCGCTGTTCCACGTCCCCGAGCTGCCCGAGGGCGCCTCGCTGCACCAGAGCCGCCAGCAGGACCACGGCCTGGACAAGGCCCTGGACCACCGGCTGATCGAGGTCGCGCAGCCGGCGATCCGGGACGGCGAGCCGGTGCGCGCGCAGTTCGAGATCCGCAACGTCAACCGCACCGTCGGCACGATGCTCTCGCACGAGGTGGTGAAGGTGCACCGCGGCGAGGGCCTGGCCGAGGGCACCATCGACCTGACGTTCGTGGGCTCGGCGGGCAACTCCTTCGGCGCTTTCCTGGCCCCCGGCATCACCCTGCGGTTGGAGGGCGACGCCAACGACTACGTGGGCAAGGGCCTGTCCGGCGGGCGCATCGTGGTGCGTCCGCACCGCGACGCCGCGACGATCAACGACGCCGCCGAGCGCAACGTGATCGCCGGCAACGTCATCGCCTACGGCGCCACCAGCGGCCGCATCCACCTGCGCGGCACCGTCGGCGAGCGCTTCTGCGTCCGCAACTCCGGCGCGACCGCGGTCGTGGAGGGCGTGGGCGACCACGCCTGCGAGTACATGACCGGCGGCACCGTGGTCATCCTCGGCGAGCACGGCCGCAACCTGGCCGCCGGCATGAGCGGCGGCACCGCCTACGTGCTGGACCTGAAGGTCTCCCGGGTGAACTCCGAGATGGTCAACGTCGAGGCCCTGGACGCCGAGGACCGCGCCCTGCTCCACTCCCTGGTCCAGGAGCACCAGGAGGAGACCGGCTCGGCCGTCGCGGCGGCGCTGCTCGCCGACTGGGGCGGATGCGTCGGGCGCTTCGCCAAGATCATGCCGGTCGACTACAAGCGGGTGCTCACCGCCCGTGCCGCGGCCCAGGCCGCCGGGCTGAACGAAGAGCAGACCCTCGACAAGATCATGGAGGCCACCCGTGGCTGACCCTCGTGGTTTCCTCACCACCCCGCAGCAGCACCCCGAGCGCCGCCCGGTCACCGAGCGCGTCCAGGACTGGAAAGAGGTCTACAAGCCCGGGGGCCTGCTGCCGATCGTCAGCAAGCAGGCGGGCCGCTGCATGGACTGCGGCATCCCCTTCTGCCACAACGGCTGTCCGCTCGGGAACATCATCCCGGAGTGGAACGACCTGGTGTGGAAGGGCGACTGGGAGGGTGCCTCCGACCGGCTGCACGCGACCAACAACTTCCCGGAGTTCACCGGGCGGCTGTGCCCGGCGCCGTGCGAGACCGCGTGCGTGCTGGGGATCAACCAGCCGCCGGTGACCATCAAGAACGTCGAGGTCTCGATCATCGACCGGGCCTGGGAGGACGGGACCGTCAAGCCCCTGCCGCCGGAGCGGCTGTCCGGCCGGACGGTCGCGGTGATCGGCTCCGGTCCCTCGGGCCTGGCCGCCGCGCAGCAGCTCACGCGCGCCGGGCACACCGTCGCGGTCTACGAGCGCGCCGACCGCATCGGCGGCTTGCTGCGCTACGGCATCCCCGAGTTCAAGATGGAGAAGCGCCACCTGAACCGGCGCATCGAGCAGATGCGCGCGGAAGGCACCAAGTTCCGTCCCGGCATGCACATCGGTGTCGACCTCACGGGCGATGCGCTACTGGCCCGGTACGACGCGATCGTGCTCGCCGTCGGCTCGACCAAGGCGCGCGAGCTGGACGTGCCCGGCCGCGACCTGGCCGGGATCCACCAGGCGATGGACTACCTGCCGTACGCGAACAAGACCTGCGAGGGCGACTACCTGACCGCGCCGATCGACGCGTTCGGCAAGCACGTGGTGGTCATCGGCGGCGGCGACACCGGCGCGGACTGCCTGGGCACGGCCACCCGCCAGGGCGCCGAGTCCGTCACGCAGCTGGAGATCATGCCGCAGCCCGGCGAGGACCGGCCGGCGAACCAGCCGTGGCCGACCTATCCGATGATCTTCCGGGTCTCCTCGGCGCACGAGGAGAACGGCGAGCGCGTCTACGCGGTGAACACCACCGAGTTCGTGGGCGACGACAACGGCCGGGTCAAGGCCCTGCGCCTGGTCGAGGTGCGGTTCGAGGGCGGGCGCCCGGTCCCGGTCGAGGGCACCGAGCGCGAGATCCCGGCCGACCTGGTGCTGCTGGCCATGGGCTTCGTCGGCCCCGAGCGCGGCAACGGCCTGATCGACCAGCTCGGCCTGGCCCTGGACGAGCGCGGCAACATCGCGCGCGACGGCGAGTACGCCACCAACGTGCCGGGCGTGTTCGTGGCCGGGGACGCCGGCCGCGGGCAGTCGCTGATCGTGTGGGCGATCGCCGAGGGGCGCTCGGCGGCCAGCTCGGTGGACGCCTACCTGTCCGGCTCGACCACGCTGCCCAAGCCGATCCCGCCGACCGCGAGGCCGGTGACGGTGTGAGAGACGGCGCGGCCGCCCGCAGCGCAAGTGCTTTGCGGGTGGCCGCGCCGTCTTGGTGCCGTCTCGTCGCCGGCCCGGCAACCGGCGAGATGACTCAGTGCTGATTCGCCAGCAGGATGATGCCCAGGATCCACAGCAGCAGCGTGACGATGCCGAGCACGAACCCGGCCTGCGCCACGCCGCGGTTGGTGGCCTCGCCGCGGGCCGCGCGGTTCAGCCCGATCCGCCCGAAGACGATCGCCAGGATGCTGCACGGGCCGATCAGGAAGCCGACGATGCCCAGCACCAGCGCGGCCACGCCCATGCCGTTGCGGCGCCGGACCGGGGGAGCGCCGTAGCCGCCGTACTCGTAGCCGGTGCCGCCGCTGTAGGTCGGATAGGCCTCCGGGGGGAGCGGCGGCGGGGGCGGGTACTGCGGGAACTGCTGGTCCGGACCGGGATCCTGCGGCTCCGGTCGCGGTTCCGGCTCCGGCTCCGGTCCTGGCCTCGGTTCAGGCTCCGGGGGAGGAGGTGTCGTCATGGAGGCCAATTGTCGCCGTTACACCCGGTTCATTCCATACAGACACACGGTGAACGGGGATCGAAAGTTCTGTTCGGAACCGTGGGAACTTGTCAGACCCGAAAAAGCTACTAACGAGTAGGACATAAGGTAGTAGGCATGCGCCGCGCGAAAATCGTTTGTACCCTGGGCCCGTCCGCCGGAACCCTGGAGCAGCTCACCGCTCTGGTGGCGGCCGGCATGAATGTGGCCCGTCTGAATCTCTCCCACGGTTCCTATGAGGACCACGAAGAGCGATATCGCAACGTCCGGCAGGTCGCGACCACCAGCGGTCAGGCCATCGGCATCCTTGTCGACCTGCAGGGCCCCAAGATCCGGCTCGGCACCTTCGCCAACGGCAAGGAGGTCCTGGCCAACGGCGCGCAGTTCACCATCACCACGCGCGACGTCCCCGGGGACGCCTCCATTTGCGGCACCACCTACAAGGGGCTGCCCGGCGACTGCAAGCCCGGGGACCGGATCCTCGTCGACGACGGCAAGCTCTGCCTGGAAGTGGAGAGCGTCAGCGACACCGACGTGGTGACCCGGGTCATCGAGGGCGGCCCGATCTCCAACAGCAAGGGCATCAACCTGCCGGGCGTGTCCGTGTCGGTCCCGGCGCTGTCCGAGAAGGACGAGCTGGACCTGCGCTGGGCGCTGGGCAAGCCGGCCCCCGGGCACGGCAACCCGGGCGTGCGCGCCGACATGATCGCACTGTCCTTCGTCCGGGACGCCGTCGACATCGAGCGCGTCCACGAGATCATGGACGAGATCGGCCACCGGGTGCCGGTGATCGCCAAGATCGAGAAGCCGCAGGCGGTGGCCAACCTGGACGCCATCGTCGACGCCTTCGACGCGATCATGGTGGCCCGCGGCGACCTGGGCGTGGAGCTCCCGCTGGAGCAGGTCCCGATGGTGCAGAAGCGCTGCATCACACTGTCCCGCCGCAACGCCAAGCCGGTCATCGTCGCCACCCAGATGCTGGACTCGATGATCACCAACTCCCGCCCGACCCGCGCCGAGGTCTCCGACGTGGCCAACGCGGTCCTGGACGGCACCGACGCCGTGATGCTCTCCGCCGAGACCTCGGTCGGCGCCTACGCGGTGCAGACCGTGGAGACCATGGCCAAGATCATCACCGCGGCCGAGGAGGAAACCCTCGCCGCCGGCCTGAAGCCGGCCCTGAGCAAGCCGCGCACCAAGGGCGGCGCGGTCGCCCGCGCGGCAGCCGAGCTCGGCGAGAACCTCTACGCCAAGTACCTGATCGCCTTCACCGAAAGCGGTGACACGGCCCGCCGCCTGTCCCGCTACCGCCCGCCGACACCCCTGATCGCCTTCACCCCGCACAACGAGATCCGCAACCAGCTCGCCCTGAGCTGGGGCATCCGCACCTTCTGCAGCCCCGAGGTCGAGCACACCGACGAGATGGTGCGCCAGGTCGACACCGAGCTCCTGCAGCTGGAACTGTGCAAAGCCGGTGACACGGTGGTCATCATCGCCGGCTCGCCCCCCGGCATCCCCGGCTCCACGAACGCGGTGCGCGTCCACCGCGTCGGCGACGCCATCGGCGGCGCCGCGCCGGCCTACCGCGAACTGCGGTAACGCCAAGGCGGTTCACCGCCGCGACCATCTCACGAGGACTGGTCGGGCACTGATTCTCGCGCGCTGCGGCGTCGATCCGGATCCGGGTCGACGCCGTTTTCGCCGGTCGGGCCCGCGACAATGGTCAGAACTTGGGACCGACGTGAAGATCCATGAGGGCTATGGAGTTCTTCTTGGCCACGGAGATGTTGCGCCAGTTCGCGTAACGCCACTCGACGCCGACCAGGTCGAGCGCCCAGCAGTAGAGACCGCGGATATCGGATGAGACGTTGCTGAAGAAGTAGCGGGTGTACTCGTAGCGCTTGCGCTCTCCGGCGATGACCTTCTCGGTCCAGTTGGTGATGCGACACCCGTCGGAGTGGATCAAGCCGCGGATGAACTCCCAGGGATGGGACTCGACGATCTCACTCTGCCAATCAGCGAGCTCGATCTCGCGGGTGTGCTTCATGCCCGGACCATGCTGCGGGAACAAGCAGGTCCAGTGTGCCGAATACGACTTGACGTCCGTGCAGCCCGTACGCCGGACTCGGGTGGTGTTCGCACCGGGCAGGACCCGGACCATGGCGCGTTGAGTGTCATCCATGATGACGGGATAGTCGTCGCAGCAGGTGATCGAGAGCGTGTGCTGTCGTGGCTTGGCGATGATGTGGCCGTCGCCGAGGTACTGGCCGAGGAGGTAGGAGTAGGGACGGTCGGTCGGGCCGGTGCCAAGGCAGATCGGACACTTGGCGCCCGCAGGCGGATAGAGGTCGGGGTGTCGGGCCCGATCCTGGAACTTCCAGTAACCGACTGTGCCTTTCGGGACGCCGAGTCTTCTGGCGACCTCGGCATTGGAGACTC
Coding sequences within:
- a CDS encoding glutamate synthase subunit beta, which encodes MADPRGFLTTPQQHPERRPVTERVQDWKEVYKPGGLLPIVSKQAGRCMDCGIPFCHNGCPLGNIIPEWNDLVWKGDWEGASDRLHATNNFPEFTGRLCPAPCETACVLGINQPPVTIKNVEVSIIDRAWEDGTVKPLPPERLSGRTVAVIGSGPSGLAAAQQLTRAGHTVAVYERADRIGGLLRYGIPEFKMEKRHLNRRIEQMRAEGTKFRPGMHIGVDLTGDALLARYDAIVLAVGSTKARELDVPGRDLAGIHQAMDYLPYANKTCEGDYLTAPIDAFGKHVVVIGGGDTGADCLGTATRQGAESVTQLEIMPQPGEDRPANQPWPTYPMIFRVSSAHEENGERVYAVNTTEFVGDDNGRVKALRLVEVRFEGGRPVPVEGTEREIPADLVLLAMGFVGPERGNGLIDQLGLALDERGNIARDGEYATNVPGVFVAGDAGRGQSLIVWAIAEGRSAASSVDAYLSGSTTLPKPIPPTARPVTV
- a CDS encoding DUF4190 domain-containing protein; protein product: MTTPPPPEPEPRPGPEPEPEPRPEPQDPGPDQQFPQYPPPPPLPPEAYPTYSGGTGYEYGGYGAPPVRRRNGMGVAALVLGIVGFLIGPCSILAIVFGRIGLNRAARGEATNRGVAQAGFVLGIVTLLLWILGIILLANQH
- the pyk gene encoding pyruvate kinase, translated to MRRAKIVCTLGPSAGTLEQLTALVAAGMNVARLNLSHGSYEDHEERYRNVRQVATTSGQAIGILVDLQGPKIRLGTFANGKEVLANGAQFTITTRDVPGDASICGTTYKGLPGDCKPGDRILVDDGKLCLEVESVSDTDVVTRVIEGGPISNSKGINLPGVSVSVPALSEKDELDLRWALGKPAPGHGNPGVRADMIALSFVRDAVDIERVHEIMDEIGHRVPVIAKIEKPQAVANLDAIVDAFDAIMVARGDLGVELPLEQVPMVQKRCITLSRRNAKPVIVATQMLDSMITNSRPTRAEVSDVANAVLDGTDAVMLSAETSVGAYAVQTVETMAKIITAAEEETLAAGLKPALSKPRTKGGAVARAAAELGENLYAKYLIAFTESGDTARRLSRYRPPTPLIAFTPHNEIRNQLALSWGIRTFCSPEVEHTDEMVRQVDTELLQLELCKAGDTVVIIAGSPPGIPGSTNAVRVHRVGDAIGGAAPAYRELR
- a CDS encoding helix-turn-helix domain-containing protein, translating into MNNPDIKLRTITMCRTGVSNAEVARRLGVPKGTVGYWKFQDRARHPDLYPPAGAKCPICLGTGPTDRPYSYLLGQYLGDGHIIAKPRQHTLSITCCDDYPVIMDDTQRAMVRVLPGANTTRVRRTGCTDVKSYSAHWTCLFPQHGPGMKHTREIELADWQSEIVESHPWEFIRGLIHSDGCRITNWTEKVIAGERKRYEYTRYFFSNVSSDIRGLYCWALDLVGVEWRYANWRNISVAKKNSIALMDLHVGPKF